In Kutzneria kofuensis, the DNA window GTACGCCGGCATGCACCTGTGGCGGGCCGCCCAGTCGACGACACCGATTCCCAGGAGTTCGAAGTGACCACCGCGTACTCGTCCACCGTGGACACCCCGATCGGACCGTTCACCACAGTCGTCAACGACCAGGACGTCGTGCTGGCCTCGGGCTGGACCGCCGACCTCGGCGACCTGCTGCCGCAGGTCCAGCCGTCGCTGCGGCCGACCGAGGTCGAGCAGCGGGCCGAGCTGGGCCACATCACCAAGGCCGTCCGCGACTACCACGCGGGCGAGCTGCTGGTGATCGACGACATCGAGGTGCTGCAGCGGTCCGGCGAGTTCCGCGAGCACGCCTGGCGCGTGCTGCGCACCGTCCCGGCCGGCAAGCCGGTCACCTATCGGCAGTACGCCGAGCTGGCCGGTCGCCCGGCCGCGGTCCGGGCTGCCGCGGGAGCCTGCGCGTACAACGCCGCGACACTGTTCGTGCCCTGCCACCGCGTCCTGCGCACCGACGGTTCGATCGGCGGGTTCCGCTGGGGCGCCGAGGTCAAGCGCTGGCTGCTCGACCACGAGGAGAAGGCTGCCTAAGCGACCACCTCCAATCGCGAGCCGGCGCGGGCCTTGCGCACCCGCAGCCGGGTCGGGATCCGCTGTCGCAACTCCTCGACGTGCGAGACCAGCCCCACGACGCGGCCACCGGCACGCAGCTCGTCGAGGGTGTCCATGACCATGTCGAGGCTCTCCGGGTCGAGGGTGCCGAAGCCCTCATCGACGAAGAGCGTGTCCAGCAGCGCCCCGCCGGTCTCGGCGGCGACGACGTCGGCCAGGCCCAGCGCGAGCGCGAGCGACGCGAGGAAGGACTCGCCGCCGGACAGCGT includes these proteins:
- a CDS encoding methylated-DNA--[protein]-cysteine S-methyltransferase, encoding MTTAYSSTVDTPIGPFTTVVNDQDVVLASGWTADLGDLLPQVQPSLRPTEVEQRAELGHITKAVRDYHAGELLVIDDIEVLQRSGEFREHAWRVLRTVPAGKPVTYRQYAELAGRPAAVRAAAGACAYNAATLFVPCHRVLRTDGSIGGFRWGAEVKRWLLDHEEKAA